The Clostridium beijerinckii genomic sequence TCTGAATATTCTATCTAACTCTCTTGGTAATTCAGGGTTAGCAGTAAAGTTAACTAAAGTATAAAAACCTTCACTAACTTTTGAGATTTCATAAGCAAGCTTTCTCTTACCCCAGAAATCAACATTTTCTACTGTTCCTCCACCATTTTCTATAACACCCTTAAACTTTTCGATGTTAGCTTTTACAGTTTCTTCATCGAATGATGGGTTTAATATAAATATAGTTTCGTACTTTCTCATTAATTTCACCTCCTCCCCTCGGACTAACGGCTATGCTTTGCATAGCAGGGATTACAATTAATGATTATACCATTAATAAAAGAATGAATCAAGTTTTTTTGCTAACTTTCTGCAGCAATTACTATTTTTTTTGCTTCCTTTTTAAATTTCACTCTGGGAATCATTACAATTCTACCACAGCCAGTACATTTTATTTTTATATCTGCACCTACCCTTATTATTTCAAATTGATTTGAACCGCATGGATGTTGCTTCTTCATTTCAACCACATCTCCGAGATTAAAGTTTTCTACCATTACTCCCCATCCTTCTCTATATTTTCATTATCTAGTTGTTTCTCATCCAATGATACATTTATTCTATTTTTATCCAAAGCTAACTTTATTGACATTCTAAGCTCTCTTTCCATTTTCCACTGCATTAATGGCTTTGCATTCCCTACTACTCTTATTGTAACCTTCGATACTTCAAGAGCTATGACTCCAGTTATTTCTATGGATTCACCTATATATTCTTCGTTTTTGCTCTTAAACTCGTCACAAGCAGCTCTTATAACGTTAATAACTTTTTTAATATCTTCCTGTGGAGATATATCTATGTCTACCGTGAACCTAATATCATTCCTCGAATGATTTGTAACTCCACCTATTGACCCGTTTGGAATTGAATGTATATCCCCTGTAAAATCTTTAATCACGGTGGCTCTAATTCCTATACTTTTGACAATTCCATTAAAACTTCCTATTGTTACATGATCTCCTACTCCAAATTGATTTTCAAATAAAATAAAAAATCCATTAATTAGATCTTTTATTAGACTTTGCGCACCAAGGCCAACTGCAATTCCACCTATACTCGCAAACGTAAATGACATACCACCAAATACAATTGATATTATTATTGTTATCCCCATAAAATATACTGAATATTTTAAAACACTTTTCAATACTTCCCCCAGAGTTTTTGCCCTTTGAGAATCCAAAGAAATCACTGCATTACTTTCAATTTGTTTATCAACGAACTTTTTTATTAAATGCTTACCTATTTTTATAGAAAAATACATTATAATTATTACTACTGCTATTTTAAGTGCTTTATTTATTATTAGCTCGATTGATTTAACACTTATGATATCTACCAGCGTACTATTAATATTAGATTTCAATTCCTTTAAAAATTGGAAATCTTCCTCTAACTCTATTAAGTAATTACCATACAAACATAATCCCCCTTCCTATTTATTAATTAGTATATATCCTTCATCATTTCTATAGTATACATTTTTATATTCCATTAAATCATCATTTATTATGTTATCTATATCTGCCTTTTTA encodes the following:
- the rpsF gene encoding 30S ribosomal protein S6 is translated as MRKYETIFILNPSFDEETVKANIEKFKGVIENGGGTVENVDFWGKRKLAYEISKVSEGFYTLVNFTANPELPRELDRIFRITDGVIRHIIVNEQV
- a CDS encoding DUF951 domain-containing protein translates to MVENFNLGDVVEMKKQHPCGSNQFEIIRVGADIKIKCTGCGRIVMIPRVKFKKEAKKIVIAAES
- a CDS encoding mechanosensitive ion channel family protein, whose amino-acid sequence is MYGNYLIELEEDFQFLKELKSNINSTLVDIISVKSIELIINKALKIAVVIIIMYFSIKIGKHLIKKFVDKQIESNAVISLDSQRAKTLGEVLKSVLKYSVYFMGITIIISIVFGGMSFTFASIGGIAVGLGAQSLIKDLINGFFILFENQFGVGDHVTIGSFNGIVKSIGIRATVIKDFTGDIHSIPNGSIGGVTNHSRNDIRFTVDIDISPQEDIKKVINVIRAACDEFKSKNEEYIGESIEITGVIALEVSKVTIRVVGNAKPLMQWKMERELRMSIKLALDKNRINVSLDEKQLDNENIEKDGE